In Populus alba chromosome 9, ASM523922v2, whole genome shotgun sequence, a genomic segment contains:
- the LOC118058847 gene encoding protein CHAPERONE-LIKE PROTEIN OF POR1, chloroplastic, which translates to MAATLSVRSNRLSPSGSPFSRPPVHNPSNLNQIKSSLKKDPYFWRGVIVQPRRNLVRAGSRADDSSAPFEMSVESALKLLGVPDGASFDEILRAKKLIVATCKDDQEAIAQVETAYDMLLMRSLTQRRAGKVASSNIRYADVKPVNGPGMGSMPQWLQTTIKKTPVSVETPSTGELSLQAGVYGALMVLTYVNGTSTPSVAPYAGADVPGLLLATSFGASLYFMTKKNVKLGKATVITIGGLAAGAVVGSAVENLLHVDVVPLLGLHSPAAVVSEFILFSQFLVSLYLR; encoded by the exons ATGGCTGCAACTCTCTCGGTCCGGTCCAACCGTCTATCCCCATCCGGTTCACCTTTCTCACGACCACCGGTTCACAATCCCTCAaacttaaatcaaataaaatcatcattaaAAAAGGATCCGTATTTTTGGAGGGGAGTAATTGTGCAACCCAGGCGTAATTTAGTGAGAGCAGGCTCAAGAGCCGATGATTCTTCGGCGCCATTTGAAATGTCAGTGGAGAGCGCACTCAAGCTTCTCGGTGTCCCAGACGGCGCGTCGTTCGATGAAATACTTCGCgccaaaaaattaattgttgctACCTGTAAAGATGACCAGGAAGCTATTGCACAG GTTGAAACTGCATATGATATGCTGCTTATGCGGAGCTTGACTCAGCGCCGAGCAGGAAAAGTTGCAAGTAGTAACATCCGTTATGCTGATGTTAAACCTGTAAATGGCCCTGGGATGGGATCAATGCCACAATGGCTGCAGACAACAATCAAGAAGACCCCTGTTTCCGTGGAAACGCCATCAACTGGAGAGTTAAGCTTACAAGCAGGAGTATATGGAGCTTTGATGGTTTTAACTTATGTTAATGGCACCTCCACACCTTCTGTGGCACCTTATGCTGGGGCTGATGTTCCTGGGCTGTTATTAGCTACAAGTTTTGGTGCTTCCTTATACTTCATGACCAAAAAGAATGTGAAATTAG GGAAAGCCACTGTAATAACCATAGGGGGGCTTGCGGCTGGTGCAGTGGTGGGTTCAGCAGTTGAGAATTTGTTGCATGTGGACGTTGTCCCACTTCTTGGCTTACACTCCCCAGCAGCTGTAGTTAGCGAATTCATACTTTTCTCGCAATTCTTGGTCTCCTTGTACCTTAGGTAG